From a region of the Triticum aestivum cultivar Chinese Spring chromosome 7D, IWGSC CS RefSeq v2.1, whole genome shotgun sequence genome:
- the LOC123169648 gene encoding chloroplast envelope membrane protein isoform X2, with protein MFDVGPQRRRVGRRLVGFAKKRRRSKRQQPWWKAWFSDWNDEEESLAGWREDDELLQQVVSNEDLSEDDKFQTWKSKAEAIVDLREAQQDAENAEGRSWEDWIGWGSTSGDGDWGGGGSLSDQITDDPTEIVRDKGIAEAFRDSIDEDYNDMLFEDRVFLYASTKSAKFLALLIVVPWVLDLLVHDYVMMPFLDRYVEKVPLAAEMLDVRRSQKIQMIKDLNIEKARFRFEVEIGKSPPLSDEEFWSELREKAVELRDEWRLENRQAFANIWSDMVYGVALFLLMYFNQSKVAMIKFTGYKLLNNISDSGKAFLIILVSDILLGYHSEAGWHSLVEIILDHYGLETDQAAVTFFVCLVPVALDVFIKFWVYKYLPRLSPSVGNILDEIRRH; from the exons ATGTTCGATGTCGGTCCCCAGAGGAGGAGGGTGGGGAGGCGCCTGGTGGGTTTTGCCAAGAAGAGGAGGCGTTCCAAGAGGCAGCAGCCATGGTGGAAGGCGTGGTTCTCTGATTGGAACGATGAGGAAGAGAGCCTCGCCGGCTGGAGGGAGGATGATGAATTGCTCCAGCAGGTTGTTAGCAACGAAGACCTGTCGGAGGATGACAAGTTTCAGACGTGGAAGAGCAAGGCCGAGGCGATTGTCGACCTGCGGGAAGCCCAGCAGGATGCCGAAAATGCAGAAGGGCGGTCATGGGAGGATTGGATAGGTTGGGGCAGCACGTCCGGCGATGGTGATTGGGGCGGGGGTGGGAGCTTGTCGGACCAGATAACGGATGATCCGACGGAGATAGTGAGGGACAAGGGCATCGCTGAAGCTTTTAGGGACTCTATTGATGAAGATTACAACGACATGTTGTTTGAGGACCGGGTTTTTCTATACGCTTCGACGAAATCG GCCAAATTCCTAGCATTGTTGATCGTTGTTCCATGGGTGTTGGATCTTCTAGTACATGACTATGTTATGATGCCATTTCTAGACAG GTATGTCGAGAAGGTACCACTCGCCGCTGAAATGCTTGATGTAAGACGCAGCCAGAAGATTCAGATGATAAAGGACCTAAATATTGAGAAAGCAAGATTCCGTTTTGAAGTAGAGATTGGTAAATCTCCTCCACTTTCCGATGAGGAGTTCTGGTCAGAGTTGCGGGAAAAAGC GGTAGAGCTGAGGGATGAATGGAGATTAGAAAACCGACAAGCATTTGCAAATATCTGGTCTGATATGGTTTATGGGGTTGCCCTATTCCTTCTTATGTACTTCAACCAGAGTAAA GTTGCAATGATAAAGTTCACAGGATATAAGTTGCTAAACAATATCTCGGACAGTGGGAAGGCTTTTCTTATCATTTTAGTGTCAGATATCCTTCTAGG GTACCATTCAGAGGCAGGTTGGCATTCATTGGTGGAAATTATTCTTGACCACTATGGACTGGAAACCGATCAAGCTGCAGTCACCTTTTTCGTTTGTCTGGTTCCAGTTGCCCTGGACGTATTTATAAAGTTTTGG GTGTACAAATACCTTCCAAGATTATCACCTAGTGTGGGAAACATCTTGGATGAAATAAGGCGTCACTAG
- the LOC123169648 gene encoding chloroplast envelope membrane protein isoform X1: MSCYVVSSSGVAVWFAVEERIGHRRVCACKMFDVGPQRRRVGRRLVGFAKKRRRSKRQQPWWKAWFSDWNDEEESLAGWREDDELLQQVVSNEDLSEDDKFQTWKSKAEAIVDLREAQQDAENAEGRSWEDWIGWGSTSGDGDWGGGGSLSDQITDDPTEIVRDKGIAEAFRDSIDEDYNDMLFEDRVFLYASTKSAKFLALLIVVPWVLDLLVHDYVMMPFLDRYVEKVPLAAEMLDVRRSQKIQMIKDLNIEKARFRFEVEIGKSPPLSDEEFWSELREKAVELRDEWRLENRQAFANIWSDMVYGVALFLLMYFNQSKVAMIKFTGYKLLNNISDSGKAFLIILVSDILLGYHSEAGWHSLVEIILDHYGLETDQAAVTFFVCLVPVALDVFIKFWVYKYLPRLSPSVGNILDEIRRH; the protein is encoded by the exons ATGAGTTGCTACGTGGTCAGCTCTAGCGGCGTTGCGGTCTGGTTCGCCGTAGAGGAGAGGATCGGGCACCGGAGGGTTTGCGCATGCAAGATGTTCGATGTCGGTCCCCAGAGGAGGAGGGTGGGGAGGCGCCTGGTGGGTTTTGCCAAGAAGAGGAGGCGTTCCAAGAGGCAGCAGCCATGGTGGAAGGCGTGGTTCTCTGATTGGAACGATGAGGAAGAGAGCCTCGCCGGCTGGAGGGAGGATGATGAATTGCTCCAGCAGGTTGTTAGCAACGAAGACCTGTCGGAGGATGACAAGTTTCAGACGTGGAAGAGCAAGGCCGAGGCGATTGTCGACCTGCGGGAAGCCCAGCAGGATGCCGAAAATGCAGAAGGGCGGTCATGGGAGGATTGGATAGGTTGGGGCAGCACGTCCGGCGATGGTGATTGGGGCGGGGGTGGGAGCTTGTCGGACCAGATAACGGATGATCCGACGGAGATAGTGAGGGACAAGGGCATCGCTGAAGCTTTTAGGGACTCTATTGATGAAGATTACAACGACATGTTGTTTGAGGACCGGGTTTTTCTATACGCTTCGACGAAATCG GCCAAATTCCTAGCATTGTTGATCGTTGTTCCATGGGTGTTGGATCTTCTAGTACATGACTATGTTATGATGCCATTTCTAGACAG GTATGTCGAGAAGGTACCACTCGCCGCTGAAATGCTTGATGTAAGACGCAGCCAGAAGATTCAGATGATAAAGGACCTAAATATTGAGAAAGCAAGATTCCGTTTTGAAGTAGAGATTGGTAAATCTCCTCCACTTTCCGATGAGGAGTTCTGGTCAGAGTTGCGGGAAAAAGC GGTAGAGCTGAGGGATGAATGGAGATTAGAAAACCGACAAGCATTTGCAAATATCTGGTCTGATATGGTTTATGGGGTTGCCCTATTCCTTCTTATGTACTTCAACCAGAGTAAA GTTGCAATGATAAAGTTCACAGGATATAAGTTGCTAAACAATATCTCGGACAGTGGGAAGGCTTTTCTTATCATTTTAGTGTCAGATATCCTTCTAGG GTACCATTCAGAGGCAGGTTGGCATTCATTGGTGGAAATTATTCTTGACCACTATGGACTGGAAACCGATCAAGCTGCAGTCACCTTTTTCGTTTGTCTGGTTCCAGTTGCCCTGGACGTATTTATAAAGTTTTGG GTGTACAAATACCTTCCAAGATTATCACCTAGTGTGGGAAACATCTTGGATGAAATAAGGCGTCACTAG